The genomic region TGTGACATATTCCGAATTACGATATCTTAAATTGACAAATCCCATTAAATTAAGCCTGGGTGAAATATGCAGGTCACCAGAAAAAATTTAATCGTGATCGCGCTCGTTTTGGCGCTGGCGATTCTGTCTCTTACATTGCGGAAATCATACGAGGGTTGCGAAAGCTATACTCGGGCTCTTAACGGAGGAACGAAAGAGTTCGGTGGCGAGAAATACAAAATCGAGCTATGTGGGGCACGTCGCTCGTTTGGCGACGGCGACGAAATTCGGCTCCAAGTGATAGGGCCGGCAGGGGATGTGCTGGCGGAGCGGTATTTCGCGGTGCGCACGATTAACGATGCGGCCCCTCGGGAACTAGAGTACGGCGACGACAATATTTTCTACTACGACCAATCGAAGTCGTCTCCGTTGCGCTTCGTCGCCATGCCGCCTTCCAGGATGGACGGGTGGACGGCGCGAATACCTTTGCTGCAACGACTGATCGCGTCATTTTCATGACGAGCAGCATGCGATCGTCAGGACTCGCGTCGATCCAGCAGCGCTGCAAGGACGACCGCACGTCTCGATCGGGGTCGTAGCGGTAAACATAAAGGGCGCGCGCGGATCGCTCACCGGTTCCTTCCACGCGGGCCGCGCATGCAACGATGAACACCCGTCACCGCAACCGCCAAGCCGGTCAGTCGTCATCCACGCGCTTGTCGATCAGGTACCGACCCCGCTCGACGCCCGCGCGCAGCGCGTCGACCTCGGTCAGCCATTCGGGGCCGGCCGGCTCCGGCACGATCAGTTCGATGCGCGCGCCGCCGACATACACCTGCACCTCGTCGCGCCACGCGCCGCGTTCGTCGCGCCGGGCCCAGACGAGGATTTCGTGACCGCGATACGGGTCGCGAACCTGTGCGTCCTGTTGATGTTGCATGGTGG from Burkholderia cepacia ATCC 25416 harbors:
- a CDS encoding DUF6566 family protein, producing MQHQQDAQVRDPYRGHEILVWARRDERGAWRDEVQVYVGGARIELIVPEPAGPEWLTEVDALRAGVERGRYLIDKRVDDD